Genomic segment of Saccharomyces cerevisiae S288C chromosome XV, complete sequence:
TGTGCGAACCATGTAGTTATAGTTGATCCATTTTGGAATCCTTACGTCGAAGAACAAGCTCAAGACCGTTGCTATAGAATTAgtcaaacaaaaaaagtccAGGTGCATAAATTGTTTATAAAGGACTCTGTTGAGGATCGTATTTCTGAATTacagaagagaaagaaggaaatgGTCGATTCTGCCATGGACCCAGGCAAGATAAAGGAAGTGAATAGTTTAGGGCGTCGGGAGTTAggatttttatttggtTTAAACGCTCTTTGAAGAACttggtgaattttgaaGCATTATTGCGATACacatatgtatatgttGATAATTGGTGGCTAAGCTTCTAGTTTGTAGGCTTAAGTAACTTCACTCGTTGGCACTTACGAGCTTGGCATTTAATGGAACAGAAAATAAGCCGTAAATCGGCCCTACTTTAAGTATAAGAAATATGCGAAATTTGATATGATCGTTTGAAttactttttgaaaaagaaaataccaTTAGTAACATACAATATAAGAAGCTCGTCTCCTGGATTTGGAAATCCACAAAAGATTATCAACAATGCCACGAATAACATAATTGCTTCCCCCTCCTGTTAATTGCTTTAACTCATTATTGCATCGTTAACAGTTGTTActaaatttgatttttgtttctcaTCATATATGTAATCTTCAAACGCCAGTATAATTATACGCTCGCAACAGCTACCATACATTAATGAACCGATGAAAATATCCCGTTTGATGATAACTGGCAATTAAATGACAGTATTAATTAATAATCAAAGCTGATCTTATATTCCTATAAAAGAGAAGCGTATAAAACACACGTGGATTGGGGGTGCTTTATACGTAAACTGTGATTTCAGTAATTTTCGCTGTAAGATCAAAGTAAAGACACATTCCCTTATATGTAAAGTTCAAATTCATTGTTCCACTAATAGACCGtcaacttttcttttggattttCAGCCCGAACAGGTTGCTTATTATTAACTTCCTTACAACAAGGTACAGTCAGTGCATTATATAGATCTATACAACCATGTGCCTTTGTGTTTTCTAAGGCTATACTGAAAATAAATTGGTAATTTATAATTTCTATCTTCACGCGCTTTCTCACTAACAAGACTTGACCTCTCAAATAAGTGGCGCAGATGCTCTAGAAAAGGTTTCTTATCAAATAAGTTTTGCTCTTTAATCGCACAATGCAATGcaagttatttttttttttttgatttaaTGACTTTCGATTTCCTCTCATAGGCAACCGGTACTTATCATAAGTACGtaataagaaaagtatGTCGCAGGACGTCATAAGCTCAGACTTGAACAAAAGAGTAACAAAATCGCCTCCACCTAATTTTCAGCCCTACTAGAGCCTGATAGGATATCGGCACTGAAGCTGATAAGAGaatcaatgaaaatatcatcCTCAACAGAAATACTGAAAAGAAGCggtagtttttttttcttgttacAATTATCAGCCAAACAAAAACAGTGATCTGAATCGTCAATCAAACATTAGTGGAAGAATGAAATAATCGAAATGACCTCTATATCCTGTACGACCAACAAGCTTAATAGTAGTGTTTCCTGGGACTAAAGAGTGTGTTTAATTATCTCGAATTTTAATACTAGCGAAAGATCTTGAATGAACACTAAGTATGATCATTTTATTAGGTTTTTTGCTCATTAGGCAATTTGTTTTTCACTGGAAGTAGAGGAttccttttcattatctttcTGATGAACAATTTCAAACACTTTTGTGTTTTCTGAACTAGTTTTTGTCAACTCAGGTAGTTCATCATCGGAGCTCTCAGGTTTGTATTCGTGTCCACTTGTGAAGCATTCGCCTAATGTGTAAGCACggatttcttcttcagaaatTTCACTGTATGGAACCATGCCCTTCTTCCTTGCTTCTTCGTCGGTAAACGCACCGTAGTAATCTTTGTCATCATGTTTGACAGTAATTTTGAATGGGAAGAGGAGGCATAGTCCCCAATAGAcgaaaaaggaaatcaaaaaggagaagaaagaatcaccatagaaaaaatttataatacCAGTGTTGTGGAAATAGTCATTATTGACTTCCCAAGCGATACCAGGTAGACCGGGAGCCATACCACACACCCAGGCAACGATAGCTCTCCAGTTGACACCCTTGGTAAAATAGTATTCACCCTTTAGAACAAAGGCATTGGTAACGGAGTATTGTCTCTTCCTGATGAGGAAATTATCACAGATCATGACAGTGATAATAGGTGTCATTACGACACCGAAAGAGCTCATAACAGTCAAGAaagtagaagaagagttGTAAAAGTTCCATGGCAAACAGGCCCAGGAGACGCATGCGGCAAAAATAGCACCTCTCTTAATATCAACATATTTCGGTAATAAACCAGCCAAATCCATACCACTGGCAAACCCACAGTTGGAGATGGTATATGAAATTTGAGACattacaaaacaaaaaccaCAGAAGAATGTAGCTGCACGCGCGCCTGCAGAATAGTTAGTTGTCAACCAGTTGTCAAAGATGTCCATAGGCATCCAAAATGTTTGACCgtataatttttcacaaGCAGAAGCACCAATGATACCGAATACTGGGATCAAGGTTGCTGGTATTAGTAAAGCAACTATAGTACCAGTCCAGATAGCGCAATTAGAGGAACCAAATCTGGAGAAGTCACTTTGATTGGTACAGCCTGGAGAAACAGAACCGTACCAGTACGAGATCGTATAAACCCAAGCCCAAGCCTTTTTAGAGCCAGTAACTGTGGAATGAGTAGAAGTGAACAAGTCACCAACACCATGTGCGCTCTTAGTTAAGTAAATTACCATACCCAACATGGCGAAGAAAGTACCAACACACGACCAAATTAAAATATAGTTCATATGGTATGGCTTCATAAAGTAACAGAACGCGGTAAGGATATGGAAGATAATGAAGCCGATCAATTCCTTGGTGGTCATGGCAACTTTCGAGGACAAAGTATTGGGCAGATGCAAATAGTGGTGAGACCAAGAATCTAATATCATGTTTACACAAAGCCCACCTAACCAAGCGTTGGAACCATAATAGACAATACTCATCAATATTCTGATAATGATACCAAGAGCTGAACCGTAAATCCCAAAGACGAATCTTTGAGCTAGAGTGAAGCCGACCTTCCAGTCATAGCCAGGACAAGAGTTGGCTAAAGCAAACAGGATGGTCAACAAATCAGCAATAATAAACGCACCGATGGTCTCTGAGTAACTTAACCCAACAGTTAATGCAGACGAA
This window contains:
- the THI72 gene encoding thiamine transporter (Transporter of thiamine or related compound; contributes to uptake of 5-aminoimidazole-4-carboxamide-1-beta-D-ribofuranoside (acadesine); shares sequence similarity with Thi7p); the encoded protein is MSFGTRISRALRFLEIPVKNRASVNFLRNPDLQPIKSVNQTWGFWSNFAYWGVLSFNVGMWIGGSSALTVGLSYSETIGAFIIADLLTILFALANSCPGYDWKVGFTLAQRFVFGIYGSALGIIIRILMSIVYYGSNAWLGGLCVNMILDSWSHHYLHLPNTLSSKVAMTTKELIGFIIFHILTAFCYFMKPYHMNYILIWSCVGTFFAMLGMVIYLTKSAHGVGDLFTSTHSTVTGSKKAWAWVYTISYWYGSVSPGCTNQSDFSRFGSSNCAIWTGTIVALLIPATLIPVFGIIGASACEKLYGQTFWMPMDIFDNWLTTNYSAGARAATFFCGFCFVMSQISYTISNCGFASGMDLAGLLPKYVDIKRGAIFAACVSWACLPWNFYNSSSTFLTVMSSFGVVMTPIITVMICDNFLIRKRQYSVTNAFVLKGEYYFTKGVNWRAIVAWVCGMAPGLPGIAWEVNNDYFHNTGIINFFYGDSFFSFLISFFVYWGLCLLFPFKITVKHDDKDYYGAFTDEEARKKGMVPYSEISEEEIRAYTLGECFTSGHEYKPESSDDELPELTKTSSENTKVFEIVHQKDNEKESSTSSEKQIA